From one Enterococcus sp. DIV2402 genomic stretch:
- a CDS encoding SulP family inorganic anion transporter: MLFQIKKNEWLGNERNDLFAGLVSSVAILPEVIGFAIIAGVPPIAALFASAITLLVVTFTGGRPAMVSAAAGSMALVIAGLVNSHGLNYMIAATILTGILQMIFGFLGIHKLMRFISKTVMFGFVNALAILIFMAQVQQLPGQTWASYAMVIVSIGLIYLIPRFITVVPSALIVIVVMTIVAFLFKGNLQTVGDLGAMNDITPTLALPAVPLTLKTLWIILPTSLALAMIGLIESLLTVPIVDEMTDSKSDSQREVKAQGLANIVTGLFGGQAGCAMIGQAVINVKSGGRKRLSTFISGMTLLLFIFALKDLMVGIPTAALIGIMMTVAVDTFDWESLRLFKNREFKESLILFITVAVIVYTHNLAIGIVLGVLLTGITHLHFFAKVSNSSND; encoded by the coding sequence ATGTTGTTTCAAATTAAAAAAAATGAATGGTTGGGCAATGAACGTAATGATTTGTTTGCGGGGTTAGTGTCTTCCGTGGCAATTTTACCAGAAGTGATTGGTTTTGCAATTATTGCTGGTGTGCCGCCAATCGCTGCGTTGTTTGCTTCAGCGATTACGCTGTTAGTGGTGACGTTTACGGGTGGGCGACCAGCGATGGTTTCAGCTGCTGCCGGTTCAATGGCGCTAGTAATCGCAGGGTTAGTAAACTCACATGGCTTGAATTACATGATTGCTGCAACAATTTTAACAGGGATTTTACAAATGATTTTCGGTTTTCTAGGAATTCATAAGTTGATGCGTTTTATTTCTAAAACGGTGATGTTTGGTTTTGTTAATGCTTTGGCTATTTTAATTTTTATGGCACAAGTCCAACAATTACCCGGTCAAACGTGGGCTTCTTATGCAATGGTTATTGTGAGTATTGGTTTGATTTATCTGATTCCTCGGTTTATAACGGTTGTTCCTTCTGCGTTAATTGTGATTGTGGTGATGACGATTGTTGCCTTTTTATTTAAAGGAAATTTACAGACCGTAGGGGATTTAGGGGCGATGAATGATATCACACCAACTTTGGCATTACCAGCTGTCCCATTGACATTAAAAACATTATGGATTATTTTGCCAACTTCACTAGCGTTAGCTATGATTGGTTTGATTGAGTCGTTATTGACCGTGCCGATTGTAGACGAGATGACTGATAGCAAAAGCGACAGTCAGCGTGAAGTCAAAGCACAAGGATTAGCCAATATAGTGACTGGTCTTTTTGGCGGACAAGCTGGTTGTGCCATGATTGGTCAAGCAGTTATTAATGTGAAGTCAGGTGGACGTAAACGATTATCCACATTTATTTCAGGCATGACTTTATTGCTATTTATCTTTGCATTAAAAGACTTGATGGTGGGTATTCCAACGGCTGCTTTGATTGGGATTATGATGACCGTAGCGGTGGATACCTTTGATTGGGAAAGTTTGCGTTTATTTAAAAATCGTGAATTCAAAGAAAGTCTCATTTTGTTTATTACCGTTGCTGTGATTGTTTATACACATAATTTAGCAATTGGTATTGTATTAGGTGTTCTTTTAACAGGTATTACGCACCTCCATTTTTTTGCAAAAGTCAGTAACAGCTCTAATGATTAG
- a CDS encoding amino acid ABC transporter permease, with product MYIPTFDFQLMWESLPFILGGLSYTIGIAFASFFFGNLLGILFTTLSFLPNRWLNRVIRVLISFLRGVPALVILFLLYFGLPYQLDALTATIVCFSLTSSAFIGEIYRGSIAGVDRGQWDAAYALGFSFPKVMRSIILPQAFRISIPALSNVAMDLVKGTSLAAMITIPDIFQKAKIVGGRTFDYMSMYVLVAIIYWCICLLIEYVQKYLEDYYLRRYGTIK from the coding sequence ATGTATATTCCAACCTTTGATTTTCAATTGATGTGGGAATCGCTCCCCTTTATTTTAGGTGGCTTATCTTATACAATTGGGATTGCGTTTGCTTCGTTTTTCTTTGGAAATCTTTTGGGAATCTTATTTACAACTCTGAGCTTTCTTCCAAATCGTTGGTTGAATCGTGTCATTCGAGTGCTGATTTCTTTTCTACGAGGCGTACCAGCGCTGGTCATTTTGTTTTTATTATATTTTGGCTTGCCATATCAATTAGATGCGCTGACAGCGACAATTGTTTGTTTTAGTTTAACAAGTAGTGCCTTTATTGGTGAAATTTATCGAGGATCAATTGCCGGAGTGGATCGCGGGCAGTGGGATGCGGCCTATGCGTTAGGGTTTTCATTTCCAAAAGTTATGCGTTCGATTATTTTGCCGCAAGCGTTTCGTATTTCTATCCCCGCACTAAGTAATGTGGCGATGGATTTAGTTAAAGGAACGTCTTTAGCTGCAATGATTACGATTCCAGATATTTTTCAAAAAGCTAAAATTGTTGGCGGACGAACCTTTGATTATATGTCGATGTATGTATTAGTTGCGATTATTTATTGGTGTATTTGTTTACTTATTGAATATGTACAAAAGTATTTAGAAGATTATTATCTGCGTCGTTATGGGACCATAAAATAA
- a CDS encoding transporter substrate-binding domain-containing protein, with product MKKWLVVATLLTAGLVLTACGTKEKEGQDESWGKVEEAGKLTVSTSGTLFPSSYYNDNNQLVGYDVDLAKEVAKRLDVDIEFKEYNVDGQIAALQRGEADFAANDFGLSGDRKDKFSLSTPIKYSFTSMIVRESDDSGIHSLEDLKGKKAAGEPNTSYMKLAESYGAELVVYDNATNDQYLTDVANGRTDVIINDYYLQKMSVGALPDIPVKILEDVYFDLDHTGFLFVKENNELREKVDTALKEMKEDGTLAKISEGYFQTDVSEKPKEDLLESKKAE from the coding sequence ATGAAGAAATGGTTAGTGGTAGCAACACTTCTTACAGCAGGTTTAGTATTAACTGCATGTGGAACAAAGGAAAAAGAGGGACAAGATGAAAGTTGGGGAAAAGTTGAAGAAGCAGGTAAGTTAACTGTATCAACTTCAGGAACACTTTTTCCATCTTCTTATTATAATGATAACAATCAATTGGTTGGTTATGATGTTGATTTGGCAAAAGAAGTAGCGAAGCGCTTAGATGTCGATATTGAATTCAAAGAATATAATGTTGATGGTCAAATTGCTGCATTACAACGAGGAGAAGCCGATTTTGCAGCAAATGATTTTGGTTTATCGGGCGACCGTAAAGATAAATTTAGTTTAAGTACACCAATCAAATATTCATTCACAAGTATGATTGTACGTGAAAGTGATGATTCAGGGATTCATTCACTAGAAGATTTAAAAGGCAAAAAAGCAGCAGGTGAGCCGAACACTAGTTACATGAAGTTAGCAGAAAGCTATGGTGCTGAGTTAGTTGTTTATGATAATGCAACGAACGATCAATATTTAACCGATGTCGCAAATGGTCGGACAGATGTCATTATTAACGATTATTATTTACAAAAAATGTCTGTAGGTGCTTTGCCTGATATTCCAGTAAAAATTTTAGAGGATGTTTATTTTGATTTAGATCATACTGGGTTTTTATTTGTCAAAGAAAACAATGAATTACGTGAAAAAGTAGATACAGCACTAAAAGAAATGAAGGAAGATGGCACGCTTGCTAAAATTTCAGAAGGATATTTCCAAACAGATGTCTCTGAAAAACCAAAAGAAGATTTGCTTGAAAGTAAAAAGGCCGAGTAA
- a CDS encoding DUF3267 domain-containing protein, with protein sequence MGNEKRILLKEINLLENKKLIWGLNIAGIMLFFVFFFIFSKLGFLYSASLYQTFDFGALMLGVILFLGLIIIHELIHAVFFKTFQPTKKVKFGFKNGMAYATSPHSYYKKYQFIIICLAPFIIITAGLIIFFLLNILPASMFAFLVALHGAGCVGDFYFTYLILFAPKNIWIEDTEQGINFYY encoded by the coding sequence ATGGGGAATGAAAAGAGAATTTTATTAAAAGAAATCAACCTATTAGAAAACAAAAAGTTGATTTGGGGATTAAACATCGCCGGAATTATGTTGTTTTTTGTTTTCTTTTTTATCTTTTCTAAATTGGGCTTTTTATATTCTGCCTCGCTCTATCAAACATTTGATTTTGGGGCATTGATGTTGGGGGTTATCCTCTTTTTGGGTTTAATTATTATTCACGAGCTTATTCATGCTGTTTTTTTCAAAACTTTTCAGCCAACAAAAAAGGTGAAATTTGGTTTTAAGAATGGGATGGCTTATGCGACAAGTCCTCATTCGTATTATAAAAAATACCAATTTATTATCATTTGTTTAGCGCCCTTTATTATTATTACAGCAGGACTAATTATTTTTTTCTTATTAAATATCTTGCCAGCGAGTATGTTTGCTTTTTTAGTTGCCTTGCATGGAGCGGGATGTGTCGGTGATTTTTATTTCACCTATTTAATTTTGTTTGCTCCCAAAAACATCTGGATAGAGGATACAGAACAAGGAATCAATTTTTACTATTAG
- a CDS encoding DUF1304 domain-containing protein, producing the protein MSFISMVLVVLVALEFFYIMYLETFATTSAATSRVFNMTRESLADKSLNTLFKNQGIYNGLIGVGLLYSVFFATASLEISRLILLYIIFVALYGSFTSDKKIIFTQGGLAILALVSTFF; encoded by the coding sequence ATGTCATTCATTTCAATGGTATTAGTTGTGTTAGTAGCCTTAGAATTTTTCTATATTATGTATTTAGAAACTTTCGCTACAACCTCAGCTGCAACAAGTCGTGTATTTAATATGACGAGGGAAAGTTTAGCAGATAAATCATTAAACACCTTATTTAAAAATCAAGGTATTTATAATGGATTGATTGGTGTTGGGTTATTGTATAGTGTCTTCTTTGCTACTGCATCGCTGGAAATCAGTCGTTTAATTCTGCTATACATTATTTTCGTTGCTTTATATGGAAGCTTTACAAGCGATAAAAAAATTATTTTCACGCAAGGTGGGTTAGCCATCCTTGCTTTAGTTTCAACCTTTTTTTAA
- a CDS encoding nitroreductase family protein codes for MSNNLMNNNFSEITFDRKSVRIYDESYKISHEEMLEMIQEATLAPSSVNMQPWRFVVVESEAEKAKLKPLIRFNTRQNDTSSAMILIFGDMECYERGEEIYDQAVAEGGMPPEVRDQQLEAIIPYYKNFTKEKMNDVVKIDSSLAAMQLMLVARAHGYETNPIGGFEEDQLAEAFGLDKERYVPVMIVSIGKAKETGYSSVRLAAEKITEFK; via the coding sequence ATGTCAAACAACTTAATGAACAATAATTTTTCTGAAATTACTTTTGATAGAAAATCTGTACGTATCTATGATGAATCCTATAAAATTTCTCATGAAGAAATGCTAGAAATGATTCAAGAAGCAACACTTGCGCCTTCATCAGTAAATATGCAACCATGGCGTTTTGTAGTCGTTGAAAGCGAGGCAGAAAAAGCAAAATTAAAACCATTAATTCGTTTTAATACTCGTCAAAATGATACATCTTCTGCAATGATTTTAATTTTTGGAGATATGGAATGTTATGAACGAGGCGAAGAAATTTACGACCAAGCAGTAGCAGAAGGAGGAATGCCTCCAGAAGTCAGAGATCAACAACTAGAAGCAATTATCCCTTACTATAAAAACTTTACTAAAGAAAAAATGAATGACGTTGTAAAAATTGATTCAAGTTTAGCTGCGATGCAATTGATGTTAGTTGCTCGTGCACATGGTTATGAAACAAATCCAATTGGTGGGTTTGAAGAGGATCAATTAGCAGAAGCATTTGGTTTAGACAAAGAGCGTTATGTCCCCGTGATGATTGTATCGATTGGTAAAGCAAAAGAAACGGGTTATTCATCTGTCCGTTTAGCAGCGGAAAAAATTACAGAATTTAAGTAA
- a CDS encoding MarR family winged helix-turn-helix transcriptional regulator encodes MNLRKISKLFYQLKLANQEMTAKFEKETGFSITRYELMMFLKENGQCSQTILQKELKIDSAAVTRHLKILEDKNYVTRERNQQNNREVFVKITAKAFNELETCEKKYSSSEKQIPVSLNDQEGELLLELLTKLVK; translated from the coding sequence ATGAATCTTAGAAAAATTAGTAAATTATTTTATCAGTTAAAGTTGGCGAATCAAGAAATGACCGCCAAGTTTGAAAAAGAAACGGGGTTTAGTATTACTCGTTATGAACTAATGATGTTTTTAAAAGAAAATGGGCAATGTTCGCAAACTATTCTACAAAAAGAATTGAAAATTGATAGTGCCGCAGTAACGAGACATCTAAAAATACTAGAAGATAAGAATTATGTAACTCGTGAAAGAAATCAACAAAACAATCGCGAAGTTTTTGTAAAGATTACAGCTAAAGCTTTCAACGAGTTAGAAACTTGTGAAAAAAAATATAGTTCTTCTGAAAAACAAATACCTGTATCACTTAATGATCAAGAAGGAGAACTTCTCTTAGAATTATTAACCAAATTAGTGAAATGA
- a CDS encoding O-methyltransferase, producing MRNEMMYRPVVKPELVEFLRNEQKQLAGELGQIEKEANENEVPIIPHETVVFMQFLLGQIRPKQVLEIGTALGFSSSLMAQYVGEDGHVTTIDRFDVMIRKAKKTYERLGLEDKVTLLEGQAADILPELTGPYDFIFMDSAKSKYIEFLPECLRLLKKGGVLMVDDVFQGGTVLDPIEEIPRNRRTIHRKLKRFLDVINTHPDLTTSLVPLGDGIALITKEADEVVIEPVE from the coding sequence ATGAGAAACGAAATGATGTATCGACCAGTTGTAAAACCCGAACTTGTCGAATTTTTACGTAATGAACAAAAACAATTAGCTGGTGAACTGGGTCAAATTGAAAAAGAAGCCAATGAAAATGAAGTACCGATTATCCCCCATGAAACAGTTGTTTTTATGCAATTTTTATTAGGTCAAATTAGACCAAAGCAAGTGTTGGAAATCGGAACAGCACTGGGATTTTCTTCTAGTTTAATGGCGCAATATGTTGGAGAAGACGGGCATGTTACCACCATTGATCGCTTTGATGTCATGATTCGTAAAGCGAAAAAAACTTATGAACGTCTTGGCTTAGAAGATAAAGTAACGTTATTAGAAGGTCAAGCAGCAGATATTTTACCAGAATTAACAGGTCCATATGATTTTATTTTTATGGATAGCGCTAAGTCAAAATATATTGAGTTTTTACCAGAGTGTTTACGCTTGTTGAAAAAAGGTGGCGTATTGATGGTAGATGATGTGTTTCAAGGAGGAACAGTGTTAGATCCAATCGAAGAAATTCCTCGGAATCGTCGTACTATTCATCGTAAACTAAAACGATTTTTAGATGTCATTAATACACACCCTGATTTAACAACGAGTTTGGTACCATTAGGGGATGGGATTGCTTTAATCACCAAAGAAGCAGATGAAGTTGTGATTGAACCTGTAGAATAA
- a CDS encoding DNA-directed RNA polymerase subunit alpha C-terminal domain-containing protein, producing MTYDEFLQKLSNPARNALLHEKIDSFDKLASLTEKQVLAIHGVGPKSLPTMKDALNQNNRTFNQ from the coding sequence ATGACTTACGACGAATTTTTACAAAAACTTTCTAACCCCGCACGAAATGCACTTTTACACGAAAAAATTGATAGCTTTGATAAATTAGCCAGCTTAACTGAAAAACAGGTCTTAGCTATCCATGGCGTGGGACCAAAATCTTTACCCACTATGAAAGATGCGCTCAACCAAAATAATCGTACATTTAATCAATAG
- the proS gene encoding proline--tRNA ligase, with translation MAEQKNDFTEWYLQTVQQAELMSYSPVRGSIIFRPDGFELWEHIQEEFNKFLRSEGIRNAYFPMLIPKSFFMKEADHIEGFAPELPWVTEVGDEKLEEPLALRPTSETMIGTAFSDWINSYRDLPYEINQWANVFRWEKKTLPFLRTSEFLWQEGHTAHADAEDARKRTLRILDEYARLCEEFLAIPVYKGEKTPSERFAGAEETYSIEAMMKDGKAVQAGTSHYMGTKFAEAFDITYLNKENKHVHAHTTSWGVSTRLLGSLIMTHGDENGLVFPPTIAPTQIVLMPVGPWKKNPAIMEKLDEIFATFKAEGFRVRLDDSDNSPGYKFNEWELKGACVRIECGPRDLENGHVMVKVRDLSEKEKVSFEELTAYVKEQLAIMPNRLLEAARARNKENEHYDIETLDDLKAHIEKCKAEDKVTGFVLIGWDGTEETEAKIKEETGFTTRNIPFETPMEKTVDIVSGKPAKHTVWIARAY, from the coding sequence ATGGCAGAACAAAAAAATGATTTTACAGAATGGTATTTACAAACCGTTCAACAAGCAGAATTAATGTCTTACTCACCCGTTAGAGGTTCCATCATCTTCCGTCCAGATGGTTTTGAATTATGGGAGCATATTCAAGAAGAATTCAACAAATTCTTACGTAGCGAAGGAATTCGCAATGCCTATTTCCCAATGTTGATTCCAAAAAGTTTCTTCATGAAAGAAGCGGATCATATTGAAGGCTTTGCTCCAGAGCTTCCTTGGGTAACTGAGGTAGGCGATGAAAAGTTAGAAGAACCTTTAGCTTTACGCCCAACTTCTGAAACAATGATTGGGACTGCTTTTTCTGATTGGATTAATTCTTATCGTGATTTACCTTACGAAATTAATCAATGGGCCAACGTCTTCCGCTGGGAAAAGAAAACTTTACCATTTTTACGTACTTCTGAATTTTTATGGCAAGAAGGACATACCGCACATGCAGATGCAGAGGATGCACGCAAACGTACCTTACGTATCTTAGATGAGTATGCGCGTTTATGTGAAGAATTTCTAGCGATTCCTGTATATAAAGGTGAAAAAACACCTTCTGAACGTTTTGCAGGCGCCGAAGAAACTTATTCAATTGAAGCAATGATGAAAGATGGAAAAGCCGTTCAAGCAGGAACTTCACATTATATGGGAACCAAATTTGCTGAAGCCTTTGACATTACTTATTTAAATAAAGAAAATAAACACGTTCACGCCCATACAACTTCATGGGGAGTATCTACACGTTTGTTAGGTTCATTAATCATGACCCACGGAGACGAAAATGGGTTAGTTTTCCCACCAACTATTGCGCCAACACAAATCGTTTTAATGCCAGTTGGTCCTTGGAAGAAAAATCCAGCAATCATGGAAAAATTAGACGAAATTTTTGCAACATTTAAAGCAGAAGGTTTCCGCGTACGCTTAGATGATAGCGATAATTCTCCAGGTTACAAATTCAACGAATGGGAATTAAAAGGAGCTTGTGTCCGTATCGAATGTGGTCCTCGTGACTTAGAAAACGGTCATGTAATGGTTAAAGTTCGTGACCTTTCAGAAAAAGAAAAAGTAAGCTTCGAAGAGTTAACTGCTTATGTGAAAGAACAATTGGCAATTATGCCAAACCGTTTATTAGAAGCTGCTCGTGCTCGTAACAAAGAAAACGAACACTATGACATCGAAACATTAGATGACTTAAAAGCACACATTGAAAAATGTAAAGCAGAAGATAAAGTAACTGGTTTTGTCCTAATTGGTTGGGATGGAACAGAAGAAACCGAAGCAAAAATCAAAGAAGAAACTGGATTTACAACCCGTAATATTCCATTTGAAACACCAATGGAAAAAACAGTTGATATTGTAAGTGGCAAACCCGCAAAACACACCGTGTGGATTGCACGAGCTTATTAA
- the map gene encoding type I methionyl aminopeptidase, with amino-acid sequence MTIIKSERELDLMHKAGKIVAECHQLVREVIRPGITTLEIDTLVEKTIREKGAIPSFINHHDFSYSICSSPNDVICHGFPDNQPLKDGDVITIDIGACYQGYHGDSGWTYAVGTVSGEIQAMMEHCEKSLYLGIQEALAGRRVGDIGYVIDSYAREHSYGNVYDFTGHGVGREIWEEPTVPHYGIRNKGARLKKGMVIAIEPMFTLGKTANYTEDDGWTVRTLDHSICVQYEHTVAITENGPEILTQL; translated from the coding sequence ATGACCATTATTAAATCAGAGCGTGAATTAGACTTAATGCATAAAGCTGGAAAAATTGTCGCCGAATGCCATCAATTAGTTCGTGAAGTTATCCGTCCAGGAATCACCACCTTAGAAATTGATACCTTAGTTGAAAAAACAATTCGTGAGAAAGGAGCTATTCCTAGCTTTATTAATCATCATGACTTTTCCTATTCGATTTGTTCTTCACCAAATGATGTTATTTGTCATGGGTTTCCAGATAACCAACCCTTAAAAGACGGCGATGTGATTACCATTGACATTGGCGCTTGTTACCAAGGCTATCATGGGGATTCTGGCTGGACATATGCCGTTGGAACGGTGAGTGGAGAAATTCAAGCGATGATGGAACATTGCGAAAAAAGTCTCTACTTAGGCATTCAAGAAGCGTTAGCAGGACGACGAGTTGGGGATATTGGTTATGTTATTGATAGTTATGCACGAGAACACAGTTATGGCAATGTGTACGACTTTACAGGTCATGGTGTCGGACGAGAAATTTGGGAAGAACCCACTGTACCACATTATGGTATTCGTAACAAAGGTGCTCGTTTGAAAAAAGGCATGGTAATTGCCATTGAACCAATGTTTACTTTAGGTAAAACGGCAAATTATACGGAAGATGATGGTTGGACAGTTCGAACGTTAGATCATTCGATTTGTGTACAATATGAGCATACAGTGGCTATTACCGAAAATGGGCCAGAAATTCTGACACAATTATAA
- a CDS encoding carbohydrate-binding domain-containing protein: MNKRKKGLTAATLALAVTVIAACSQTESSQAETAALETNTSIVATTSTSTATTETLVQTETSDNADVDWDALETTEITLTDEGLNITEAGTYILSGETTGQVTVNTEGNVRIILNNATITSSEGAAISIENAEKTVLELADGTTNTVEDAATRSDEEIDGAIYSSDDMIITGQGTLNVTANFEDGIVGKDDLWIESGTINVTSVDGGIRGKDSLTISGGTLTIDAGGDGIKSSNDTDLGKGQLTISGGEITITSGDDAVKAEQNIWITGGTLDIVTSVEGIEAPVIVIDDGDVTLYATDDGINASASEIITTDLSLTINGGNVTVEVGQGDTDALDSNGDLTIAGGVVTLTAQSAVDYDGTGSFTGGTLIVNGETLTDLPEGGMMGGPGGNMGGGPGGNGNP, encoded by the coding sequence ATGAATAAACGTAAAAAAGGATTAACTGCAGCTACCTTAGCACTTGCAGTAACGGTGATTGCCGCTTGCAGTCAAACAGAAAGTAGTCAAGCAGAGACCGCTGCATTAGAAACAAATACCAGTATCGTAGCTACGACATCAACCTCTACTGCGACAACTGAAACACTCGTACAAACTGAAACGAGTGACAATGCTGACGTCGATTGGGATGCTTTGGAAACCACAGAAATTACCTTAACCGATGAAGGATTAAACATTACTGAAGCTGGTACGTACATTTTGAGTGGTGAAACAACTGGTCAAGTGACCGTCAATACAGAAGGCAATGTACGAATTATTTTAAACAATGCAACCATTACAAGCAGTGAAGGAGCAGCTATCTCAATTGAAAATGCAGAAAAAACAGTTTTAGAATTAGCAGATGGAACAACCAATACAGTCGAAGATGCAGCGACACGTAGTGATGAAGAAATTGATGGAGCGATCTATTCATCAGATGATATGATAATTACAGGTCAAGGAACATTGAACGTAACAGCCAATTTTGAAGACGGAATTGTAGGTAAAGATGACTTATGGATTGAATCAGGTACTATTAATGTTACGAGCGTAGATGGTGGGATTCGAGGCAAAGATTCCTTAACCATTTCTGGTGGAACTTTGACTATTGATGCAGGTGGCGATGGCATTAAATCAAGTAATGACACAGATTTAGGAAAAGGTCAGTTAACCATTAGTGGTGGTGAAATCACCATTACTTCAGGAGATGATGCGGTTAAAGCAGAACAAAATATCTGGATTACAGGAGGAACGTTAGATATTGTGACTAGTGTAGAAGGTATTGAAGCACCTGTGATTGTTATTGATGATGGGGATGTGACACTCTACGCAACAGATGATGGTATCAACGCTTCTGCCTCTGAGATTATCACAACTGATTTAAGTTTAACTATTAATGGTGGCAATGTGACGGTAGAAGTCGGTCAAGGAGATACGGATGCGTTAGACAGTAACGGCGATTTGACCATTGCTGGCGGTGTGGTAACTTTAACCGCCCAATCTGCGGTTGACTATGATGGTACAGGCAGCTTTACTGGTGGCACTTTAATTGTGAATGGTGAAACGTTAACAGACTTACCAGAAGGTGGCATGATGGGTGGCCCTGGAGGTAATATGGGTGGCGGACCTGGCGGCAATGGAAACCCCTAA
- a CDS encoding aldo/keto reductase, with product MVKINQQSVFPIGLGTWHMGDVPQKRAQEIQALRAGLDHGAKVIDTAEMYGEGNAERLVGEAIQPYRRKELYLISKVYPWNASLEQLPIRLDNSLRRLGTDYLDMYLLHWRGNIPLAETVEALERAKQSGKIRAWGVSNFDLADMEELMRVTNGQNCQTNQVLYNLSERGIEFDLLPYMQKRQLPLIAYSPIAQGDSLGGHLTEQRVLQEIAHQHQVDIFQVLLAWCLRDGQTLAIPQSSSVAHTISNIQAGHLQLTEEELALIDALYPAPTAKQPLAIL from the coding sequence ATGGTAAAAATTAACCAACAATCTGTTTTTCCAATCGGCTTAGGTACTTGGCATATGGGCGATGTTCCTCAAAAAAGAGCGCAAGAAATTCAAGCATTACGTGCCGGTTTAGACCATGGAGCAAAGGTGATTGATACTGCTGAAATGTATGGAGAAGGCAATGCAGAACGATTAGTTGGCGAAGCAATCCAACCGTATCGTCGAAAAGAACTTTATTTAATTTCTAAAGTGTATCCATGGAATGCTTCTCTTGAGCAATTGCCGATTCGTTTAGACAATAGCTTGCGACGGTTAGGAACAGATTATCTAGATATGTATTTGCTACATTGGCGTGGGAATATTCCCTTAGCTGAAACGGTAGAAGCATTGGAAAGAGCGAAACAAAGTGGAAAAATTCGGGCATGGGGTGTCTCTAACTTTGATTTAGCAGATATGGAAGAGTTAATGAGAGTAACAAACGGACAAAATTGTCAAACGAATCAAGTTTTATATAATTTAAGTGAGCGCGGAATTGAGTTTGACTTATTGCCGTATATGCAGAAACGTCAACTGCCATTAATTGCTTATTCACCGATTGCACAAGGTGATAGTTTAGGTGGACATTTAACCGAGCAACGTGTCTTGCAAGAAATTGCGCACCAGCATCAAGTGGACATTTTTCAAGTTCTCTTGGCTTGGTGTCTTCGTGATGGGCAAACATTGGCGATCCCTCAATCAAGTAGTGTGGCACATACGATTAGCAATATTCAAGCAGGGCATCTTCAATTAACTGAGGAAGAATTGGCACTAATTGATGCTTTGTATCCAGCTCCAACGGCTAAACAGCCTTTAGCTATATTATAA